The DNA segment ACTCTCCTCCGCAAATTCTCGCCTTGCGGCTTGAATCCGCGAATTCTCGTTCGACTTGCATGCCTAATCCACGCTGCCAGCGTTCGTTCTGAGCCAGAATCAAACTCTCGGATAAAAAACTAATCAATCCGCCTCCTTACGCCTGAGGCGTAATTACGGCAGATGAATTTACTGACTCGTCACAAGCTTTGCCTACCACAAATCATACCACTTCCGGTCCGAAAGTGGATGAATTGTCTCTGTTGTCAAAGAACAAAACAACCTCCTGTCCGATTTTTATCGGATAGTAAGAGTAATTTTTATACTATATAAAAAGCCTTTTTACCGGCTTTTCTGAAACCTTTTTACCATGCCCCCGGAATTTGTCAATGTTTTTTTTAATCTTTTTTTCATTGTCATAAATCCGCTTTTAAACGAATATGACATGAAATGCGGATCGGCATTAAGTAACCCCTCAGTTATGTGGGTGGATGGCAATTCAATTGGCCAGTCTTCGTAGGGGCCGCGCTTGTCGCGCGCCCGTCTTTATTGAAGAGGACTTCGCAAGCGAAGCCCCTACGGTTTCTCTCTCCCCCTCAAAACTGAGGCCTTACGGCATTAACTATTTGCAGAAAGAATGCCAGGATAACAGGATTATCCGGCAAATCATGATATGCGCAAAACTGAATTAATCGTCGCGCTGGACCGCCCATCCTGCCGGGAGGCAATATCCATCCTGGCGCAACTGCCCCTCCAAATCCAATGGTTCAAAATCGGCCTGGAGCTTTTCACCGCTGAAGGCCCGGCCGCGCTGGCGCTTTTGAAAGAAAAGCAAAAAAATGTTTTTCTGGACCTCAAACTGCACGACATTCCCAACACCGTCGCCCGCGCCGTCCGTTCCGCGGCAAGCCACGGCGCATCACTTCTGACGGCGCATACTCTCGGCGGCGAATCCATGCTGAAAGCCGCCGTTAATGCGGCCGGCGAAATGGGAACAAAAGCGCCGAAAATCATCGGCGTAACCATTCTGACCAGCCACAGCCAGGCAGATATCAACAGCATCGGCATCCGTGAAAAAATTTCCGATCAAGTCCTGCGCCTTGCGGAACTTGCCCTGAAATCGGGCGCCGCCGGATTGGTGGCTTCCGTCAACGAAGCGCAACGGCTGCGCCAGAAATTCGGCCATGATTTTATCCTCGTGACGCCCGGCATCCGGCCGGCAGGCGCTGAAATCGGCGATCAAAAACGGGTTGCCACTCCCGGAACGGCGATCAAGGCCGGGGCCGATTTCCTCGTGGTGGGCCGGCCGATTCTGGAAGCAAAGGATCCTTCCGCGGCCGCAGCCGCCATATTGGAAGAAATCAGAATTCAGAACTCGGAATCAAAAATCAACTTCTGACCTGCCCCCCCCCTCTCGCTCTCTCCGGCCGGCAGGCAAACCTCTATTTTCCAAGAGCTTCCTCCGGCTCCCAGGAAACACCGCTCTCACTGATAAGCTTTGCGCGCCAGCGGTAAATCGTTTTTTTGTGCTCAACCCGGACGCATTCACCCTCTTTGATGATCGCATCATTGACGATCGCCACCCGCACGCCGTCCCGCCCGATTAATGTGCCCTTAACATTGATTTTTGCGGCGGATTCCCGCCAATCCAAGGCTTGCGGCGGATTTGCTTCCGGCGCGGATTTTTTTTCTTTTGCGGGCGGTTTTGAATCTGCATTTATGTTCGGGCGGCCTTTTGTCTTGGCGTTACCGGCCGCCTTGGAAGAAAACTGTTTTGCGGCAAAGCCGGCGATTATTTTTTTCAGCAGAATCTGGTCAAGTGTTTCCTCCATTTTCGGCGCTTTTCGGCGCGCCAGAGCCGCCGCGATGAATTCGTTTGTGCGCCCTCCGTCCTGATAAAAACTGAGCGCAATTTTCATGTCTTCTTCCGACACCGGTCCTTGCAGGCCTTTGGCAATAGCGCTGTTTGCCTTCTGGTGGAAACCGGTAACGGCCGTGGAAATCATGATATTCAAAACAAGGAAGGGGATCGCCACCAGCAGGGAGCGCCAGAACCGCACCCAACAGAATTGCATCACCATGAAAACGGTAAAAACGGCGATGGGAACAATGGCAAACAGGCCGATCCAGCGGGTCAGGAGACCGTCCATGATGACCGCGCCGAGCACGATGGCGGCGGTTACCATTGAAACCTTGCGGAAATCAAAATCAGCCTCGTCGCGCGCGACAATATAAAGGAGAATGAGCAGCAGAAACGCCTTGATGAAAACTTCAATTAATAATGCGGCAATCATTGCGGCAAGCGCCCTTCCTTCCGCCGGCGAGCGTCTCCTCTTTTATTATTCCGCGTTTTGGGCCGTTCCCTGGCAGTTATGCGAAAACATCCGGCGTTTCACTTCGCCTTCCGTTTCTGTCCGTAAAACCACTCCTGAACATCTTCCAGATAAAGATAAATGACCGGAGTCACATAGAGCGTGATAATCTGGGAAAAAATAAGCCCGGCCACGACCGTGATGCCCAGCCCCATGCGCGAAGCGCCGTCGGCGCCGTAACCCACGGCAATCGGCATGGCGCCCATCATGGCCGCAAGGGTGGTCATAATGATCGGGCGGAACCTTTCCAGACAGGCCTCGTGCACGGCCTCGTAACTGTTCTTGCCCTGCTGCTGGAGGTGGATGGCGAAATCCACCATCAGGATTCCGTTCTTTTTCACAATACCCATCAGCATAAAGAGCCCGATAAAAGCGTAAAGCGATAATTCCTGACCGAAAACCAGCAGGCCGAGAAGCCCTCCGACGCAAGCCACCGGCAGGGCGGAAAGCACGGTAAGGGGATGAAAATAGCTTTCGTAAAGGACGCCCATGATGACATACATCACAAAAACGGCGACGAACAACAAAACCGTCAGGCTCTTCACGGTCTGCGCGAAAAGCTCCGCTTCTCCGTAAAAGGCGCGCGAAATATCTTCCGGCAGGATTTTAGCGGCCAGTTGATTGATGGCCCGTTGGGCGGTCCCGATGGGCATGTCGGGCGCGAGGTTGAAGAAAATAGTTACCGCCGGGAATTGTTTCAAATGGTTGATGGTTGAGGGGCCGATTTTTTTCTCCCAGGCGCAGACCGCGCGCAGGGGAATCGGCCGGCCCAGGGTCTGCGAGGTTACATACAGGTTTTCCAGGTCCTCGGCCTTGGCCCGCCGGCTGTCCTTCACTTCCACGATGACCTGGTACTGGGTAATGGTTGATTTGATCAGGTAAACATAGTTCTGGGCGTAGGCGTTGCGGATGACCATCTCAATCGCCTCGGCGCTGACGCCGTAATAGGAGGCCTTGTCGCGCAAAATGTTGATGGTCAGATTCGGCATATCCAGCTGCATATCGGACGAAACGCCGATCACGCCCGGCAGTTTTCTGATCTCAGCGATTATTTTCTGCGCGCTCGCAAAAAGTTTCGCCTGGTCAAGACCGGTCAGAACATAAGAATACTGGCCCTGGGTTTCGCTCGTGGCGCCGGCGCTGATATGGAGCGTGGGATCGGGGCGCAGGGCGACGAATATGCCGGGAATGGACGATATTCCGGCAGTTAATTCATCCGCCACCTGTAAAATCGGCTTGCGCCTGTTCTGTTCCTTTAAAAAGACAAAGGCCAGCGCCTGATTGGCCTGAATATTGCCGCCGGCCATATTGGCCACCGTGACGGATTCTTCCACGGCCGGATGCTCCTGCAAAATTCTGTCAATTTTATTCTGGCATTCCACCATGCGCTCGGGCGAAGTTCCGGTGGGCGCCATAAACATGCCGCGGAGCACGCCGCTGTCGCCAACCGGCAGAAATGATTTCGGCAAAAGCATGAAAAGCCAGACCGTGGCAACGAGCGTGACAAACCATGCCGCCAGGCTGAGTGCGCGTCTTTTCAGGAACCAGTGCAGGGAAACACCGTACCAGCGCAGGCAGAACGCCACTAAATCGTTGGCCATCTGTTCCACCCGCGTCTTCCGGCCGGACTGGTGGCCGGACAGCATAAACCGGCACATCATCGGCGTAAGAGTCAGCGACACGAAGCCGGAAGCCATGATTGAAACCACCACCACGATTGAAAACTCGCGGAAAATCCGCCCGATCAGCCCGCTCATGAAAACCAGCGGAATGAAAACGGCCGCCAGCGAAAGGGTCATGCTGAGAATCGTAAAACCGATTTCCGCGGCGCCGTTTACGGAGGCATCGCAGGCGTTTTCGCCGGCCTCCATGCGCCGGACGGTGTTTTCAAGAAAAACTATCGCGTCGTCCACCAGGAACCCGATGCAAAGCGTCAAGCCCATGAGCGAAAGATTGTCAAGGCTGTAATCCAGCGCAAGCATGACCACGAAAGTGATCAACAATGAAAGCGGCAGGGCGAGGCTGGGAATGAGGGTGTCCTTGAGGCGGCCGAGGAAAAAGAAAATCACCCCGACCACGAGGAAAAAGGCGATAACCAGCGTCTCCTGAACGTCCGTGATTGAATCCACGATGGTCCTTGATTTGTCCTCAATCAGCATGACCTGGATGGAATCCGGAATCACCGCCTCAAGGTTGTGCATTAAATTCTTGATTCTCCGGGAAACATCCACGGCGTTCGCGCCGGCCGCCTTCGTCACCGCCAGTACCATCCCAACCGGTTTGCCTTCCATCTTTTTCATCTGTTCCGCCCAGAAATGCAGCGAAAGACGGGTGTCCTGAATACTGTCAATACAGCTGGCCACATCCCGCAGATAAACCGGACTGTCGTTGAACATGCCGATAATCAAACTGCCGTATTGCGCGGCGTTTTCAAGCTGCCCCTGCGGCTGAAGAAGAAGGGTCTGGGTCTTGCCGTCAAGCTGTCCGGACCCCAGCATCACCGTGCCCTGCCCGACAGCCTCGCAGATATCATTCAGGGTAAGACCGCGGACCGCGGCCGCATCCGGGTCAACCTGGATGCGCACCGCATAAGGCACGCCGTAGACTTGAACCTGGGAGACGCCCTCAATAATGTTGATCTGGTTGCCGATGACGCTGTAGGCATAATCGTAGAGCTTGGCGGGAGTCATCGTCTCGCTGATCAGGCCGTAATATATCATCGGCATTTCATTCGGATTGGTTTTCTTGTACTGGGGCGGCGACGGCAGATCCTTGGGCAAACTGCCCATGGCCCGCGAAATGGCCGCCTGCACGTCGTTGGCGGCAGCGTCAATGTTTTTGGACAGGTCAAACTGGATGATAATCAGCGTGTTGCCCTGGCTGTTCATGGAGGTCATTAATTCAATGCCCTGAATCTGCATGAACTGTTGTTCCAGGGGGGTGGCGATGTTGGCGGCCATATTCTCGGGCGTTGCGCCCGGATAGGCCACCATGACCTCAATGACCGGGTAATCAACCGCGGGCAGATCACTGACCGGCATTTTGAAAAAAGCAAAAATCCCGAAAAGACCGAGACTGGCCATGATCAGAACCGTGGCAACCGGCCGGTTGATGAATACTGAAGAAATGTTCATTGGTTATTTTGAAATAGGCCCAAAGGCAGAAAACATAGATTCCCAAAACAGCGCAAGAAACAGAACACGGGAAATTAAAGAGGCAGACTTGCCCGCCCGCATGCCGTCTTTCGTTTTTCCTTTCAATTTGCCCCTTCCGCCTTCCCTTGGCCGGCCTCCGGAGAAACCACTTTCACGCGCGAGCCAGGCCGCAGCATGAGCTGGCCGGAGGTAACCACCTGTTCCCCGGCCTTGACCCCCTCCTCAATCAAGATATCATCGCCGTACCTCTGGCCCGTCTTGATCAGCCGGAGGTCAACCGTGGCATCCGGCTTGACCACAAATACGAACTGGCCGCCGGCGCCGACCTGCACCGCCGCATATGGAATCAGGACCGCGTCTTTTATCTCGTCAAGGAGAATGCGCGCATTGATGAACTGCCCGGGCCAGAAATTTTTTTCCTGATTCCGGCAAACTGCCCGCAGGGTAACCGTGCCGGCTTTTGGCTTGACCTCATTGTCCAGAAAAAACAGATCTCCGTATTCCTTGAGCGCGGCGTCTTCAATGGAAGTGATTTCCGCCCGCACTTTTGTCTGAAGCATCCGCCGACGGATGAGCATCAGCTCCCTTTCGGTTACGATGAATTCGGCATAGATCGGCGCAATGGTCTGGATTGAGACCAGCCCGCCGGGATCGTTGGCCGCCACCACGTTGCCCTCGTTGACCAGGTACGCGCCGGTTTTGCCGTCAACCGGCGAGGTGATAAAACAGTAACCGAGGTTAATCTGGGCCGCCTCAACCGCGGCCTGGTCGGCTTCCACCGCCGCCTCCAGCATGTCAACCTCCAGGCGGTATTTATCCAGATCCTGAGGCGACACGTAAAGACCCGGCGCCAGCGGCAGGTTTCTTTCCAAAACAAGCCTTTTCAGTTCCAGCTGGGACTCGTCCTGCGCGAGCTGGGCGAGCGCCTTGTCCAGAGCCGCCTGATAAGGCCGCGGATCAATGGTGTAAAGCAATTCGCCGCGCTTGACTTCCCGGCCCTGGATAAAATGAATTTTCACGATCTGGCCGGATACCTGCGGGATAATCAATACCTTGGCGGGCGAGACGCAGTTGCCGATGGTGTCAATATAACCGCACACCGTCCGGGAAAAGGCCTGGCCGGCCACGACCGGATGGGGCGGAATTTCCGGTTTTTTATGCTTGCCGCACCCGGGGCAACATAAAAGCAGCGCGGCAATACCAGCAGACAAACAAGCTAAAACGCCGGGCAACGCGGGCCGGCCCCGTCCCGCCATTCCCACGGGCCGCAGAGGCCGCGCGGCTCTGCCTCGTAAAAAATTTTGACATGTTTTTTGTAGTCTCATTTTGTTTCGCCTTCTTCTTCCATTTTTTTAACAGACGCGGCAACCGGTTCAAGGTCGCTTCTTTCCGGCGGCGCCAGCGCGCCGGTTGAATAAGCCAGATTGGCCGAGGAAATAAACAGCGCTGTCCGCGCCTGGATGAAAGTCAAGCGGGCGGAAGAGAGATTGTTCTGCTGGGTCAGCATGTCCACAATGCTGTTCAAGCCGGACTTGTAACCGAGGGAAGTCGCGTTAAAGGCTTTCTCGGAAGCCGCCACCAGTTCGCGGCCGGCCTCCAGCTGTTTTAACGCCGTCTTATAGTTGTAATAACTGTTCCATACTTCCGCAATGGCCGCGATTTCGGTGGCCACCAGGTCCTGGCGCGCCGCTTCGGCCAGCGCCTTCGCCTCGCGCGCCTTGTTCCACTTCAAAAAACCGTCAAACAAATCCACGCTAAGAACAAACGAGCCCGCGAAATTATCGGTATGCCCGTCGGGATTAGCTGAAGCTCCCTGTCCGGAGTTGATCGTCTCGTCAAAATAATTCCGCTGTAAATTGAGATTGCCGGCGATTTGCGGCCAGATATTGCGGTCGGCCTGTTTCGCCAAAGCCAGCTTTGACCGAAAGACAAAAAACTTAGCGGCCATGTCCGGGCGGCGCGCGAGGGCGTCTTCAATCATGTTGTTCACGGTCAAATCCAGCTCCGCTAATGGCGGCTCGCCCGCCGGCGGCTCCACGTTCAGCGCGGCATTGGCCGGCAGGCCGACGTTTTTCGCCAGATTGGCCTGCGCGGTTGTGACCGCAGCCTTAGCGCTTTCCAGATTATAACGCGCCTGGGCCGCCGCCTGCAAGGCCTGCAAACGCTGGGTTATGGTCGCAAGCCCCGTTTTCATCTGGATTTCCACCGCCTCCAGCGTGGCCTCGGCCACCTTCAGGGCGTCTTCCTGGGCCGCCTGCTGCATACGGGCGCTGTCCAGGTTAAAATAAGCGGTTTCAACGTTAATAATCGTGTCCTGGAGTGTCCGGTTGAACTGGAAATTGGAGGCGATCAGGGTCTGGCGCGCGGCCTCCCGCCCGAACCCGCGGCTGCCGAAATCCAGCAGCAGCCAGGTTACGTTGATCTGCGGGCCATAATTGAAGGCGCGGGTGGTCGGAGTATACTGGGTCGGATCGTCGTAAACGTTATTATCCCTGCCGATTTGCGCCTGGAAAGCAATTTTAGGGTAATAGGCGCTCTTGGCCTGGCCCAACTGCGCCGCCGCGGCGCGGGCCTGTTCCCAGGCGCTCAGGGCGGCCGGATTGCGCCGCAAGGCCAGCGTGATCAGTTCCACGAGACGCAAGCGCCTGGCGCCGGTCAATTCAGGATCGTCCGCCCCGGCCGGCAAGGGTTTGTTGGTTACGCTCCGGCCGGTTGATTGATCGGCCCGCCAGAACGCCGCCGAAGAAGTGGAAATATTTGCCTCCGGAAATACTTCCGGGAACCAGCCGCTCTGTGCGCGTGAAACGGAAAACGGCAAGGCCGCCATCGCAAAAACACAACAGAACGTTAATTTTATTCTCATTAAGCTTTGAATTTATCCCAATCATCCAATCAATGTCAATTTTATTGCAATCCGGAATGCACGGCAATTGCATGGCATGGGCCGCCGCCATGGCCAGCCACCCCAACTCGCCCTCCAGCACCGGCGCCAGCCGGCCCCGGCAATGGTATTCAGCTGTTTCCGCGGCAAGCGCCGTCATGACGACATAACAACCGGTCATTACGCTCGCGCCATCCGGGCGGATATTTTCATGAGCGTCAAAACCGGCCGAATGAATCAGGTCGTCAAAGGCAGCAACTGTATTTGATCGCTGTAGACCGCATCCCTATGCGGCGATTCCGGACGACAAAGCCTGCATCGCCGAAGAGGGGTTCGGCCTACAAAGGCAGGTTTGCGCGTATTTTTGGAATTCCTATGCCTGCATTGATCTACTCTTTCAGCGATTTCAGGTATTTATAATAATCGCTGTCGGTGGTTAAAATCACGGTTGATTTGTCATCCATCGTGGTTTTGTATGTGTCCATGGTTTTGAGGAATGAGTAAAACGCCGGATGCCGGTTATAGGCATCGCCGTAGATGGTAATCGCCTCCGCGTCCGCCTTGCCCATGACGATCTGCGCCTGCCGGTATGCCTCGGACTGTATTTCCTTCAATTCCTTCGCCATTTGCCCCTCTATCCCGGCGGTTTTGCCCATGCCTTCCGAACGATACTTCTCGGCCGCGCGTTTTCTTTCGGCAATCATGCGGTCATAAACCTTGTTGCGCACGTCCTCCACGTAATTCATGCGCCTTATGCGCACGTCCTTGATTTCTATTCCGTATTGCTGCTCAAGAATTTTCGCCTTCTCAAGAATCATTTTCTCAAGCGTTTCCCGCCCGACCTTTATACGCTCCAGGGCCTCATCCGTAACGATAATATCTTCGCCTTCCATTTTGGATTCCAGGATGCGGTTTGAATTGCGGACCGCTTCCACCAGCAAGTGGCCGGTGATTACGTCGCGGGTCGCGGAATTGATGACGTCGCTGAGCCGGGTCTGCGCGCCGAGCTCGCCGCCGACGGACTGCAGGAATTTAAGCGCATCCACGATTTTCCAGCGCGCGACGGTATCCACCCAGATATACTTCTTGTCCTTGGTCGGAATCTGATTCGGATCGCCGTCCCATTCCAACAGCCTTTTTTCAAAATAATGCGCCTGTTGAATGACCGGTTTTTTTAAATGCAGTCCGGCGGAAACTATGGGCCTGCCTACCGGCCGGCCGAACTGGGTAATCACCACCTGCTGGGTCTCGTCAATCACATATATTATGCCGCTGATAAACGCAATGATGACCACGGCCGCGATGACGGCGACCACACCGATAATTCTGCGGATTGTTCCCTTCATTATTGCTCCCCTCCTCCTTGTTTGCCGCCATTTCCTTTTTTGCCGACATCCAGAAACGGAAGAATGGAAGTCTGGTCCGAATCAATGATATATTTCTCCTTCACGCGCGGCAGGATATCGGCCATGGTTTCCAGGTATAACCTCTGTCTGGTTATCTCAGGGGCTTTTTTGTATTCAACCAGGGCCGCCAGAAACCTCTCCGAATCGCCCTTGGCGCGGTTGATCCTGTCAAATGCGTAACCGGCCGCCTCGTGAATGACCTTCTCGGCCTCGCCCCGGGCGCGCGGAATGATCTTGTTGTATTTTTCCCAGGCCTGGTTGATCATTTTCTCCTTTTCCTGTTTCGCTTCGTTAACCTC comes from the Kiritimatiellia bacterium genome and includes:
- the pyrF gene encoding orotidine-5'-phosphate decarboxylase, which codes for MRKTELIVALDRPSCREAISILAQLPLQIQWFKIGLELFTAEGPAALALLKEKQKNVFLDLKLHDIPNTVARAVRSAASHGASLLTAHTLGGESMLKAAVNAAGEMGTKAPKIIGVTILTSHSQADINSIGIREKISDQVLRLAELALKSGAAGLVASVNEAQRLRQKFGHDFILVTPGIRPAGAEIGDQKRVATPGTAIKAGADFLVVGRPILEAKDPSAAAAAILEEIRIQNSESKINF
- a CDS encoding efflux RND transporter permease subunit yields the protein MNISSVFINRPVATVLIMASLGLFGIFAFFKMPVSDLPAVDYPVIEVMVAYPGATPENMAANIATPLEQQFMQIQGIELMTSMNSQGNTLIIIQFDLSKNIDAAANDVQAAISRAMGSLPKDLPSPPQYKKTNPNEMPMIYYGLISETMTPAKLYDYAYSVIGNQINIIEGVSQVQVYGVPYAVRIQVDPDAAAVRGLTLNDICEAVGQGTVMLGSGQLDGKTQTLLLQPQGQLENAAQYGSLIIGMFNDSPVYLRDVASCIDSIQDTRLSLHFWAEQMKKMEGKPVGMVLAVTKAAGANAVDVSRRIKNLMHNLEAVIPDSIQVMLIEDKSRTIVDSITDVQETLVIAFFLVVGVIFFFLGRLKDTLIPSLALPLSLLITFVVMLALDYSLDNLSLMGLTLCIGFLVDDAIVFLENTVRRMEAGENACDASVNGAAEIGFTILSMTLSLAAVFIPLVFMSGLIGRIFREFSIVVVVSIMASGFVSLTLTPMMCRFMLSGHQSGRKTRVEQMANDLVAFCLRWYGVSLHWFLKRRALSLAAWFVTLVATVWLFMLLPKSFLPVGDSGVLRGMFMAPTGTSPERMVECQNKIDRILQEHPAVEESVTVANMAGGNIQANQALAFVFLKEQNRRKPILQVADELTAGISSIPGIFVALRPDPTLHISAGATSETQGQYSYVLTGLDQAKLFASAQKIIAEIRKLPGVIGVSSDMQLDMPNLTINILRDKASYYGVSAEAIEMVIRNAYAQNYVYLIKSTITQYQVIVEVKDSRRAKAEDLENLYVTSQTLGRPIPLRAVCAWEKKIGPSTINHLKQFPAVTIFFNLAPDMPIGTAQRAINQLAAKILPEDISRAFYGEAELFAQTVKSLTVLLFVAVFVMYVIMGVLYESYFHPLTVLSALPVACVGGLLGLLVFGQELSLYAFIGLFMLMGIVKKNGILMVDFAIHLQQQGKNSYEAVHEACLERFRPIIMTTLAAMMGAMPIAVGYGADGASRMGLGITVVAGLIFSQIITLYVTPVIYLYLEDVQEWFYGQKRKAK
- a CDS encoding efflux RND transporter periplasmic adaptor subunit; this translates as MSAGIAALLLCCPGCGKHKKPEIPPHPVVAGQAFSRTVCGYIDTIGNCVSPAKVLIIPQVSGQIVKIHFIQGREVKRGELLYTIDPRPYQAALDKALAQLAQDESQLELKRLVLERNLPLAPGLYVSPQDLDKYRLEVDMLEAAVEADQAAVEAAQINLGYCFITSPVDGKTGAYLVNEGNVVAANDPGGLVSIQTIAPIYAEFIVTERELMLIRRRMLQTKVRAEITSIEDAALKEYGDLFFLDNEVKPKAGTVTLRAVCRNQEKNFWPGQFINARILLDEIKDAVLIPYAAVQVGAGGQFVFVVKPDATVDLRLIKTGQRYGDDILIEEGVKAGEQVVTSGQLMLRPGSRVKVVSPEAGQGKAEGAN
- a CDS encoding TolC family protein; the protein is MRIKLTFCCVFAMAALPFSVSRAQSGWFPEVFPEANISTSSAAFWRADQSTGRSVTNKPLPAGADDPELTGARRLRLVELITLALRRNPAALSAWEQARAAAAQLGQAKSAYYPKIAFQAQIGRDNNVYDDPTQYTPTTRAFNYGPQINVTWLLLDFGSRGFGREAARQTLIASNFQFNRTLQDTIINVETAYFNLDSARMQQAAQEDALKVAEATLEAVEIQMKTGLATITQRLQALQAAAQARYNLESAKAAVTTAQANLAKNVGLPANAALNVEPPAGEPPLAELDLTVNNMIEDALARRPDMAAKFFVFRSKLALAKQADRNIWPQIAGNLNLQRNYFDETINSGQGASANPDGHTDNFAGSFVLSVDLFDGFLKWNKAREAKALAEAARQDLVATEIAAIAEVWNSYYNYKTALKQLEAGRELVAASEKAFNATSLGYKSGLNSIVDMLTQQNNLSSARLTFIQARTALFISSANLAYSTGALAPPERSDLEPVAASVKKMEEEGETK
- the hflC gene encoding protease modulator HflC, whose amino-acid sequence is MKGTIRRIIGVVAVIAAVVIIAFISGIIYVIDETQQVVITQFGRPVGRPIVSAGLHLKKPVIQQAHYFEKRLLEWDGDPNQIPTKDKKYIWVDTVARWKIVDALKFLQSVGGELGAQTRLSDVINSATRDVITGHLLVEAVRNSNRILESKMEGEDIIVTDEALERIKVGRETLEKMILEKAKILEQQYGIEIKDVRIRRMNYVEDVRNKVYDRMIAERKRAAEKYRSEGMGKTAGIEGQMAKELKEIQSEAYRQAQIVMGKADAEAITIYGDAYNRHPAFYSFLKTMDTYKTTMDDKSTVILTTDSDYYKYLKSLKE